Proteins found in one Ornithorhynchus anatinus isolate Pmale09 chromosome 8, mOrnAna1.pri.v4, whole genome shotgun sequence genomic segment:
- the DBNDD2 gene encoding dysbindin domain-containing protein 2 isoform X3 — translation MDPSPRPGLDRQQLHLRDRQKFFEEIFQPETDFFPMPHLHFEAHRPPIGSISSMEVNVDTLEQVDLTDLGDQDALDVFLPCEEPLTPRSPGVGGPPGEPSQQSAAAAGAKPRTSSSSSSASTDPNGPDGSDSGADTPLARSDEEDAGEEPTARS, via the exons ATGGatcccagcccccggcccggcctcgacCGGCAACAACTCCACCTGCGCGATCGGCAGAAATTCTTTGAGGAGATTTTCCAGCCAGAAACGGACTTCTTTCCCATGCCCCACCTGCACTTTGAAGCTCACAGGC cccccatAGGCAGCATCTCCTCCATGGAGGTTAACGTGGATACGCTGGAGCAGGTGGACCTGACCGACCTCGGGGACCAGGACGCGTTGGATGTGTTCCTACCCTGTGAGGAACCCCTCACCCCTCGCTCTCCCG GTGTCGGGGGCCCCCCGGGGGAGCCGAGCCAGCAGTCGGCCGCGGCGGCCGGGGCCAAGCCGCGGACCTCTTCGTCGTCGTCCTCTGCTTCCACCGATCCCAACGGGCCGGACGGGAGCGACAGCGGTGCCGACACGCCCCTGGCCCGGTCCGACGAAGAGGATGCCGGGGAGGAGCCCACGGCCCGCAGCTAG
- the PIGT gene encoding GPI transamidase component PIG-T isoform X1, producing the protein MAARPAALREPGLRLLPLLLLLLLGPGARAEAARDDLREELVVTPLPSGDVAATFQFRTRWDSELQREGVSHYRLFPKALGQLISKYSVRELHLSLTQGFWRTRYWGQPFLQAPAGAELWAWFQPSVTDVDKSWKELSNVLSGIFCASLNFIDSTNTVTPTASFKPLGLVNATDHRLLRYAVLPREVVCTENLTPWKKLLPCSSKAGLSVLLKAERLFHSSYHSQAVHIRPVCRDARCTSVSWELRQTLTVVFDAFTAGQAKRDWSLFRMFSRTLTEACPLATQSRVYVDVSGGAQDGEAPEVSPPPGDTYRAVVLGERRTYAVFDLLDPATFNSSRSLNLQLKCKRPRDGAAPLPVPFLHAQRYVSGYGLQQGELSTLLYNTHSYRAFPVLLLETVPWYLRLYVHTLVITTKGKENKPSYIHYQPAQDRRRPHLLEMLIQLPANSVTKVSIQFERALLKWTEYTPDPNHGFYVSPSVLSALVPSVVGVETADWEESPLFATLFPVSDGSSYFVRLYTEPLLVNLPTPDFSMPYNVICLTCTVVAVCYGSFYNLLTRTFHLEVPSRGGLAKRLANLIRRARGVPLL; encoded by the exons ATGGCGGCGCGGCCGGCCGCCCTGAGGGAGCCGGGGTTGCGGTtgctcccgctgctgctgctgctgctgctggggcccggggcccgggcggagGCCGCGCGGGACGATCTGCGCGAGGAGCTGGTGGTCACCCCGCTGCCCTCGGGGGACGTGGCCGCCACCTTCCAGTTCCGCACGCGCTGGGACTCGGAGCTGCAGcgggagggag TGTCTCACTACAGGCTGTTCCCCAAGGCCCTGGGGCAATTGATCTCCAAGTACTCGGTGCGAGAGCTGCACCTGTCGCTGACCCAAGGCTTCTGGCGGACCCGCTACTGGGGCCAACCCTTCCTGCAGGCTCCGGCCGGCGCCGAGCTCTGGGCCTGGTTCCAGCCTTCTGTCACCGA TGTCGATAAGTCCTGGAAGGAGCTCAGCAACGTCCTCTCTGGGATCTTCTGCGCCTCCCTTAACTTCATCGACTCCACCAATACCGTCACCCCCACGGCTTCCTTCAAACCCTTGGGGCTGGTCAACG CCACGGATCACCGGCTCCTGCGTTACGCCGTCCTGCCCCGCGAGGTGGTCTGCACCGAGAACCTCACCCCGTGGAAGAAGCTGTTGCCCTGCAGCTCCAAG GCCGGCCTCTCGGTGCTGCTCAAAGCCGAGCGTCTGTTCCACAGCAGCTATCACTCCCAGGCCGTGCACATCCGCCCCGTGTGCAGA GACGCCCGCTGCACCAGCGTCTCCTGGGAGCTGAGGCAAACGCTGACGGTCGTCTTCGACGCCTTCACCGCGGGGCAGGCGAAGAGAG ACTGGTCGCTCTTCCGCATGTTCTCCCGCACCCTGACGGAGGCCTGCCCCCTGGCCACGCAGAGCCGCGTCTACGTGGACGTCTCCGGCGGCGCCCAG GACGGCGAGGCCCCGGAGGTGAGCCCGCCCCCCGGGGACACCTACCGAGCCGTCGTCCTCGGGGAGCGGAGGACCTACGCCGTCTTCGACCTGCTGGACCCGGCTACCTTCAACAGCTCCCGGAGCCTCAATCTCCAGCTCAAGTGCAAGCGGCCCCgggacgggg CTGCTCCCCTCCCGGTGCCCTTCTTGCACGCGCAGCGCTACGTGAGCGGCTACGGGCTGCAGCAGGGGGAGCTGAGCACCCTGCTGTACAACACCCACTCCTACCGGGCCTTCCCCGTGCTGCTCCTCGAGACGGTGCCCTGGTACCTGCGCCTCTACGTCCACACGCTGGTCATCACCACCAAGGGCAAGGAGAACAAGCCGA GCTACATCCACTACCAGCCGGCCCAGGACCGACGGCGGCCCCACCTCCTGGAGATGCTCATCCAGCTCCCGGCCAACTCCGTCACCAAGGTGTCCATCCAGTTTGAGCGCGCCCTGCTCAAGTGGACCGAATACACCCCCGATCCCAACCACGGCTTCTACGTCAG CCCGTCGGTGCTCAGCGCCCTGGTGCCCAGCGTGGTGGGGGTCGAGACGGCCGACTGGGAGGAGAGCCCTCTGTTCGCCACGCT gTTCCCCGTGTCCGACGGGTCCAGCTACTTCGTCCGCCTGTACACGGAGCCCCTGCTGGTGAACCTGCCGACGCCGGACTTCAGCATGCCCTACAACGTCATCTGTTTGACCTGCACCGTGGTGGCCGTGTGCTACGGCTCCTTCTACAACCTCCTGACCCGCACCTTCCACCTGGAGGTGCCCAGCCGGGGCGGCCTGGCCAAGCGCCTGGCAAACCTGATCCGCCGGGCCCGCGGCGTCCCCCTTCTCTGa
- the PIGT gene encoding GPI transamidase component PIG-T isoform X2, whose translation MAARPAALREPGLRLLPLLLLLLLGPGARAEAARDDLREELVVTPLPSGDVAATFQFRTRWDSELQREGVSHYRLFPKALGQLISKYSVRELHLSLTQGFWRTRYWGQPFLQAPAGAELWAWFQPSVTDVDKSWKELSNVLSGIFCASLNFIDSTNTVTPTASFKPLGLVNATDHRLLRYAVLPREVVCTENLTPWKKLLPCSSKDARCTSVSWELRQTLTVVFDAFTAGQAKRDWSLFRMFSRTLTEACPLATQSRVYVDVSGGAQDGEAPEVSPPPGDTYRAVVLGERRTYAVFDLLDPATFNSSRSLNLQLKCKRPRDGAAPLPVPFLHAQRYVSGYGLQQGELSTLLYNTHSYRAFPVLLLETVPWYLRLYVHTLVITTKGKENKPSYIHYQPAQDRRRPHLLEMLIQLPANSVTKVSIQFERALLKWTEYTPDPNHGFYVSPSVLSALVPSVVGVETADWEESPLFATLFPVSDGSSYFVRLYTEPLLVNLPTPDFSMPYNVICLTCTVVAVCYGSFYNLLTRTFHLEVPSRGGLAKRLANLIRRARGVPLL comes from the exons ATGGCGGCGCGGCCGGCCGCCCTGAGGGAGCCGGGGTTGCGGTtgctcccgctgctgctgctgctgctgctggggcccggggcccgggcggagGCCGCGCGGGACGATCTGCGCGAGGAGCTGGTGGTCACCCCGCTGCCCTCGGGGGACGTGGCCGCCACCTTCCAGTTCCGCACGCGCTGGGACTCGGAGCTGCAGcgggagggag TGTCTCACTACAGGCTGTTCCCCAAGGCCCTGGGGCAATTGATCTCCAAGTACTCGGTGCGAGAGCTGCACCTGTCGCTGACCCAAGGCTTCTGGCGGACCCGCTACTGGGGCCAACCCTTCCTGCAGGCTCCGGCCGGCGCCGAGCTCTGGGCCTGGTTCCAGCCTTCTGTCACCGA TGTCGATAAGTCCTGGAAGGAGCTCAGCAACGTCCTCTCTGGGATCTTCTGCGCCTCCCTTAACTTCATCGACTCCACCAATACCGTCACCCCCACGGCTTCCTTCAAACCCTTGGGGCTGGTCAACG CCACGGATCACCGGCTCCTGCGTTACGCCGTCCTGCCCCGCGAGGTGGTCTGCACCGAGAACCTCACCCCGTGGAAGAAGCTGTTGCCCTGCAGCTCCAAG GACGCCCGCTGCACCAGCGTCTCCTGGGAGCTGAGGCAAACGCTGACGGTCGTCTTCGACGCCTTCACCGCGGGGCAGGCGAAGAGAG ACTGGTCGCTCTTCCGCATGTTCTCCCGCACCCTGACGGAGGCCTGCCCCCTGGCCACGCAGAGCCGCGTCTACGTGGACGTCTCCGGCGGCGCCCAG GACGGCGAGGCCCCGGAGGTGAGCCCGCCCCCCGGGGACACCTACCGAGCCGTCGTCCTCGGGGAGCGGAGGACCTACGCCGTCTTCGACCTGCTGGACCCGGCTACCTTCAACAGCTCCCGGAGCCTCAATCTCCAGCTCAAGTGCAAGCGGCCCCgggacgggg CTGCTCCCCTCCCGGTGCCCTTCTTGCACGCGCAGCGCTACGTGAGCGGCTACGGGCTGCAGCAGGGGGAGCTGAGCACCCTGCTGTACAACACCCACTCCTACCGGGCCTTCCCCGTGCTGCTCCTCGAGACGGTGCCCTGGTACCTGCGCCTCTACGTCCACACGCTGGTCATCACCACCAAGGGCAAGGAGAACAAGCCGA GCTACATCCACTACCAGCCGGCCCAGGACCGACGGCGGCCCCACCTCCTGGAGATGCTCATCCAGCTCCCGGCCAACTCCGTCACCAAGGTGTCCATCCAGTTTGAGCGCGCCCTGCTCAAGTGGACCGAATACACCCCCGATCCCAACCACGGCTTCTACGTCAG CCCGTCGGTGCTCAGCGCCCTGGTGCCCAGCGTGGTGGGGGTCGAGACGGCCGACTGGGAGGAGAGCCCTCTGTTCGCCACGCT gTTCCCCGTGTCCGACGGGTCCAGCTACTTCGTCCGCCTGTACACGGAGCCCCTGCTGGTGAACCTGCCGACGCCGGACTTCAGCATGCCCTACAACGTCATCTGTTTGACCTGCACCGTGGTGGCCGTGTGCTACGGCTCCTTCTACAACCTCCTGACCCGCACCTTCCACCTGGAGGTGCCCAGCCGGGGCGGCCTGGCCAAGCGCCTGGCAAACCTGATCCGCCGGGCCCGCGGCGTCCCCCTTCTCTGa